Proteins found in one Quercus robur chromosome 2, dhQueRobu3.1, whole genome shotgun sequence genomic segment:
- the LOC126704222 gene encoding eukaryotic translation initiation factor 3 subunit B-like produces MEVPTDSSSSSFGFKSTHSYRNYVFLELNLLGIFVQHGLIVIDLHSWINIFVLVHLQNWLTDKRVRDQFLIHRFGELEVYWNIGTGQLKPELFDYRMVYPESVMWSPSGTYMATTFKKGSVIWGGTTFFSPLMFYDHKMVKLIDISPGEKYLVSYSKYEINGAVLKIFDVETGEVKMVIDRSKFEHALGGIEAISQVSWPVFRWSGRNDDRYFARIGKNAIYIYETKTFGLIDNEPLKAENVMDFCWSPTDPIITLFVPTDDDEVQPARVSLIQVPSKEELRRKNLDGVRDCKMFWQSNGEYLAVMFNQLNETRSTTYQRFVIFGIKDPGIPIEDFELENNNDMIIAFAWEPKGQRFAVIHALGERRNVSFYSVLKAHNRLQFSKLVTLEVEQAGSLHWSPVGRFIVVAAMKGCGGDLIFYDAAALGTLATEHFAAANIEWSPTGGYVAAISDETDVGRVMIWSFFGVLLCQIPRRKLKQFCWRPRSSSSFSMDEMQDVLEAVNNLVGGLANLNNEDEDVFTLSMEQCQTWEAPEGWDRCWTEISRMMNKNRNAAVGELETKEVSQVTRDG; encoded by the exons ATGGAAGTTCCTACAGACTCTAGTTCATCCTCTTTTGGG TTTAAAAGTACTCATTCCTATCGGAATTATGTATTTTTGGAGCTTAATCTTTTAGGAATTTTTGTGCAACATGGATTGATTGTCATTGATTTGCATAGTTGGATCAACATCTTTGTATTA GTACATCTTCAAAATTGGCTTACTGACAAAAGAGTTCGAGATCAGTTTCTTATTCACCGTTTTGGGGAGCTTGAGGTTTATTGGAACATTGGTACAGGACAGTTGAAGCCCGAGCTTTTTGACTATCGTATG GTTTATCCAGAATCTGTTATGTGGTCTCCTTCTGGGACTTACATGGCCACCACTTTCAAGAAGGGATCTGTTATTTGGGGAGGCACCACCTTCTTTAGCCCATTAATGTTTTACGATCACAAAATG GTTAAGCTGATTGATATCTCACCTGGGGAGAAATATTTGGTTAGCTACAGCAAGTATGAAATAAAT GGAGCTGTGCTTAAAATCTTTGATGTTGAAACTGGAGAAGTAAAGATGGTTATCGATAGAAGTAAGTTCGAGCACGCACTTGGGGGGATCGAAGCCATATCTCAAGTATCCTGGCCTGTTTTCAG ATGGAGTGGTAGAAATGATGACAGGTACTTTGCCAGAATCGGAAAAAATGCAATATACATATATGAAACCAAGACCTTTGGCCTCATTGACAATGAACCCTTAAAGGCTGAAAATGTAATGGATTTTTGTTGGTCACCTACCGATCCTATAATAACTCTATTTGTTCCTACAGATGATGATGAGGTGCAGCCTGCCAGG GTGAGTCTGATACAGGTTCCCAGTAAAGAGGAGTTAAGGAGGAAAAATCTCGATGGTGTTAGAGATTGCAAAATGTTTTGGCAAAGCAATGGGGAATACCTTGCTGTTATGTTTAACCAGTTAAATGAAACAAGGAGTACCACTTACCAACGGTTTGTGATCTTTGGTATCAAAGATCCAGGTATCCCCATTGAGGACTTCGAACTTGAGAAtaacaatgatatgattattGCATTTGCTTGGGAGCCAAAAGGCCAAAGATTTGCAGTCATCCATGCTTTGGGTGAAAGGCGAAATGTGAGTTTTTACTCGGTTTTGAAAGCTCACAATAGGCTCCAATTCTCAAAGCTTGTGACTCTGGAAGTTGAGCAAGCAGGATCTCTTCACTGGTCACCTGTTGGGCGTTTCATTGTAGTAGCAGCAATGAAGGGTTGTGGTGGAGACTTGATATTTTATGATGCTGCTGCTCTTGGAACCTTAGCTACTGAGCATTTTGCGGCAGCAAACATTGAGTGGTCTCCTACTGGAGG GTATGTTGCAGCTATATCTGATGAAACGGACGTCGGGCGAGTCATGATTTGGTCCTTCTTTGGGGTGCTACTGTGTCAAATTCCAAGGAGGAAACTTAAACAG TTTTGTTGGCGTCCAAGGTCCTCTTCCTCCTTTAGTATGGATGAAATGCAAGACGTGCTAGAGGCTGTGAACAACCTTGTTGGCGGCCTTGCTAACCTTAATAACGAGGACGAAGATGTTTTCACATTATCTATGGAGCAGTGTCAAACATGGGAAGCACCAGAGGGCTGGGATAGATGCTGGACAGAGATTTCACGTATGATGAATAAAAATCGGAATGCAGCAGTGGGGGAGCTTGAGACGAAGGAAGTGAGTCAAGTGACACGGGATGGATAG